A DNA window from Vigna unguiculata cultivar IT97K-499-35 chromosome 10, ASM411807v1, whole genome shotgun sequence contains the following coding sequences:
- the LOC114166695 gene encoding geraniol 8-hydroxylase-like gives MEYLLPLVLITIVCVTIHVLISTFKPKKPSKYPPGPRSLPIIGNILDLGNLPHQTLAKLSKIYGPIMSLKLGSTTTICISSPHVAKEVLQKNDQIFANRTIPDSVRLFNHHKLSVVWLPPSALWRTLRRVCATKVFSSQQLDSTQVCRQRKVQELMDYVKERCEKGEAFDIGEASFTTVLNSISNTFFSMDFAHYASDKSQEFKDIIWGMMEEAGRPNIVDFLPIFRMLDPQGARRRMNGYFEKLFAFFDGLIEERLRLRVLENEGNACKDVLDSVLELMLQDNSQVTRTLVLHLFLDLFVAGVDTTSSSIEWAMAELLRNPEKLEKVREELQQVLVKGEKLEESHISKLPYLQAVVKETFRLHPPAPMLVPHKTEVDVELCDFMVPKSSQILVNVWAMGRDSSIWTNPDEFRPERFLESDLDFKGQDFELIPFGAGRRICPGLPLASRTVHIVLASLLCKYNWKLKDGEKPQDLDISEKYGITLHKAQPLLVIPIQA, from the exons ATGGAGTACCTTCTTCCACTTGTTCTAATCACCATAGTGTGTGTAACCATTCATGTACTCATCTCAACCTTCAAACCAAAGAAACCCTCAAAATACCCTCCAGGGCCTCGCTCTCTTCCCATCATAGGAAACATCTTGGACCTTGGAAACCTTCCTCACCAAACACTTGCAAAACTTTCTAAAATTTATGGTCCTATAATGAGTCTGAAGCTTGGTAGCACTACCACCATATGCATTTCCTCTCCACATGTTGCCAAAGAAGTACTgcaaaaaaatgatcaaatctTTGCCAACAGGACAATCCCAGATTCTGTTCGACTTTTTAATCATCACAAACTTTCAGTGGTGTGGTTGCCACCTTCAGCACTGTGGAGGACCCTTAGGAGAGTTTGTGCTACCAAAGTCTTCTCTTCTCAGCAGCTTGATTCCACACAAGTTTGTCGACAGAGGAAGGTGCAAGAATTGATGGATTATGTGAAGGAAAGATGTGAGAAAGGTGAAGCCTTTGATATTGGTGAGGCTTCCTTCACAACTGTGCTTAATTCCATATCAAACACTTTCTTCTCCATGGATTTTGCTCATTACGCTTCCGACAAATCTCAAGAGTTCAAGGACATCATTTGGGGTATGATGGAAGAAGCTGGAAGGCCTAATATTGTCGACTTTTTACCAATCTTTCGCATGCTTGACCCACAAGGTGCACGGAGAAGAATGAATGGTTACTTTGAAAAGTTATTTGCGTTTTTTGATGGGCTCATAGAAGAAAGATTGCGTTTAAGGGTATTAGAAAATGAAGGCAACGCATGCAAGGACGTGTTGGATTCTGTGTTGGAACTTATGCTTCAAGACAATTCACAAGTGACTCGCACTCTTGTTCTGCATTTGTTTCTG GATTTATTTGTGGCTGGAGTAGACACAACATCAAGCTCGATAGAATGGGCCATGGCTGAGTTGCTACGTAACCCAGAAAAGCTAGAAAAAGTGAGAGAAGAGCTTCAGCAAGTCCTTGTCAAAGGTGAGAAACTAGAAGAATCTCATATCTCAAAGCTTCCTTACCTACAAGCAGTGGTGAAGGAAACTTTCCGCTTGCATCCACCTGCCCCAATGTTAGTGCCACACAAGACAGAAGTTGATGTTGAACTATGTGACTTCATGGTACCTAAAAGTTCCCAAATTCTGGTTAATGTATGGGCCATGGGAAGAGATTCAAGTATTTGGACAAACCCAGATGAATTTAGACCTGAAAGATTCTTGGAAAGTGACCTTGATTTTAAGGGCCAAGATTTTGAGCTAATACCCTTTGGAGCAGGAAGAAGGATCTGTCCTGGATTGCCATTGGCTTCTAGAACTGTGCATATTGTATTGGCCTCTCTTCTGTGTAAGTATAATTGGAAGCTCAAAGATGGAGAGAAGCCACAAGACCTGGATATATCTGAGAAATATGGGATTACTTTGCATAAGGCACAACCTCTCCTAGTCATTCCAATCCAAGCATAA
- the LOC114166696 gene encoding ribosomal RNA processing protein 36 homolog produces METQYEKLEREDSITDSSSEDEEEEIEKELADVTFEELQKARSNGAHAFFQKPKDDKKLKRANKNRPMEASSKKPVSAFREVIQAPKKVVRDPRFESLCGTLDPDGFKKRYNFLYENDLPAERQGLKKQLKKYKDPKRISEIEERISWIDKQMKSDSTKNIDTEILANHKKKEREATKQGKRPFYLKKSEIRKQRLIEKYNQLKSSGKLEAFVEKRRRRNAAKDHRYMPYRRSGDAE; encoded by the exons ATGGAAACGCAGTATGAAAAACTCGAGAGAGAAGACTCTATTACCGACAGTTCCTCAGAAGAT gaggaggaggagataGAGAAGGAGTTAGCAGATGTAACGTTTGAGGAATTGCAGAAAGCACGCTCGAACGGGGCACATGCTTTTTTTCAGAAACCCAAAGATGACAAAAAGTTAAAAAGGGCCAACAAGAATAG GCCGATGGAGGCCAGTAGCAAGAAGCCAGTTTCTGCTTTTAGAGAGGTCATCCAAGCTCCAAAGAAG GTTGTACGTGATCCACGATTTGAATCTCTCTGTGGTACACTTGACCCTGATGG GTTTAAGAAGAGGTATAATTTCTTATATGAAAACGATCTCCCTGCTGAAAGACAG GGTCTGAAGAAGCAATTGAAAAAGTATAAAGATCCGAAGCGCATAAGTGAAATAGAAGAACGTATATCATGGATT GATAAACAAATGAAGTCTGATTCAACGAAGAATATTGATACAGAAATATTGGCCAATcataaaaagaaagagagagaagcaACAAAGCAGGGGAAACGTCCCTTTTATCTGAAGAAAT CTGAAATACGGAAACAAAGGCTGATTGAGAAATATAATCAGCTCAAG TCATCTGGCAAACTTGAAGCATTTGTGGAGAAAAGGAGGAGAAGGAATGCTGCCAAGGACCACAGATACATGCCGTATCGTAGATCTGGTGATGCGGAATAA